A DNA window from Bradyrhizobium sp. CCBAU 53421 contains the following coding sequences:
- the ehuB gene encoding ectoine/hydroxyectoine ABC transporter substrate-binding protein EhuB, with protein sequence MRVQGILSGAAFVGAIALVIFGGTALKAGAETLKEKVASEGKLTIGVHNKFPWGIKTDDGDVSGLYPDVLKATAESLGVKKVDFVVMDFGALIPSLLSRRIDVVASGMVITPARCAQVSFSNPFHTGGDSILVKKGNPLNLHSYEDIAKRPSTRVGELRGASTAPNAIAAGVAKEQIQLFPDNDAVLGALLADRIDAALFATGSTVGILRDPNVTGIERATPFTGLVINGREKKDYGAFEFRPEDNEFRDLFNQKLAQRQADGTVKTILTKYSLGGEDITAQSITAKELCGTNYH encoded by the coding sequence ATGAGAGTACAAGGGATTTTGTCCGGCGCTGCATTTGTTGGTGCCATCGCACTCGTCATTTTTGGGGGTACGGCGTTAAAAGCCGGCGCGGAAACTCTGAAGGAAAAAGTTGCGAGTGAAGGCAAGCTGACGATTGGCGTACACAACAAGTTTCCCTGGGGGATCAAGACGGATGATGGCGACGTCTCCGGTCTTTATCCGGACGTGCTCAAAGCCACGGCAGAATCGCTTGGTGTCAAGAAGGTCGATTTTGTTGTGATGGATTTTGGCGCACTCATCCCTAGTCTTCTGTCGCGAAGAATCGATGTCGTTGCCTCCGGAATGGTGATCACCCCTGCTCGCTGTGCACAGGTCAGCTTTTCCAACCCATTTCATACCGGCGGGGATTCGATCCTCGTGAAGAAGGGAAATCCGCTCAACCTTCACAGTTACGAGGACATCGCAAAGCGGCCAAGTACCCGCGTCGGGGAACTGCGTGGCGCCTCAACTGCCCCGAACGCCATAGCCGCCGGGGTAGCCAAGGAGCAAATTCAGCTGTTTCCCGACAACGATGCCGTTCTCGGGGCGCTGCTGGCCGACCGCATTGATGCTGCCCTTTTTGCGACTGGATCTACCGTAGGCATTCTCAGAGACCCCAATGTCACCGGGATCGAACGGGCAACGCCGTTCACGGGGCTGGTCATCAATGGTCGGGAAAAGAAGGACTATGGCGCGTTTGAATTTCGCCCCGAGGACAACGAGTTTCGAGATCTGTTCAATCAGAAACTGGCCCAGCGGCAGGCCGACGGAACCGTAAAGACGATCTTGACGAAATATAGTCTAGGCGGTGAGGACATCACAGCGCAGTCCATAACTGCAAAAGAGCTCTGTGGCACAAATTACCATTGA
- a CDS encoding plasmid pRiA4b ORF-3 family protein, translating into MSLNTTAVRIKVTLKDVKPEVMRCLVVPLTLRLDRLHLTLQAAFGWTNSHLFEFLAGEGRWGIPDPDGDFGPQPVDARKTRLSNIVQETGAKTIHYLYDFGDSWDHVIKLEKWFENTTTEGLPFLLEAAGRCPPEDVGGAPGYAEYLEAISDPTHPEHEHMRLWGPERFDPNVVDRKALEAAVNALSDIWKPRRRATRTK; encoded by the coding sequence ATGAGCCTGAACACGACCGCGGTCCGGATCAAGGTGACCCTCAAGGACGTGAAACCGGAGGTGATGCGATGCCTTGTCGTGCCGCTCACGCTGCGCCTTGATCGGCTGCATCTGACGCTTCAGGCGGCGTTTGGCTGGACGAATAGCCATCTCTTCGAGTTCCTGGCTGGCGAAGGACGTTGGGGCATCCCTGATCCCGATGGTGATTTTGGCCCCCAGCCCGTCGATGCCCGCAAGACGCGGCTCTCCAATATCGTTCAAGAGACCGGTGCGAAGACGATCCATTATCTCTATGACTTCGGCGACAGCTGGGACCATGTGATCAAGCTCGAAAAATGGTTCGAGAACACCACAACGGAGGGCCTGCCCTTCTTGCTCGAGGCCGCCGGTCGTTGTCCTCCGGAAGACGTCGGCGGTGCGCCAGGCTATGCCGAATATCTTGAGGCCATCAGCGACCCCACCCACCCGGAGCACGAACATATGCGCCTCTGGGGCCCGGAACGATTCGATCCCAACGTCGTCGACCGGAAGGCGCTTGAGGCGGCGGTCAACGCATTGTCCGACATATGGAAGCCGCGACGACGCGCTACGCGGACAAAGTAG
- a CDS encoding radical SAM protein → MNQLYIDGVFRTISIKEGLLPVKVTPFYERKIKEEVEALGNHQGPLHRVSFPTQDRISLRAPNEVKDFVDDRSNACGRSNRTSAVRKYASRVLFLTTSKCFGNCQYCFRSAALNESVDVDTRTEQDADLRHLIEYLHSQPDVTEVILSGGDPLILPASQLSAIIEGIRSVSSVKSIRIHTRAIVYEPRAFTAEKIDLLTQHKLRLTFHIVHPYEICEEVSDKIAELRQHKLRLYNQFPLLRNTNDHHAVLYRLLEKLDEMGVRNLSIFIPDPIYYSAAFRVRLSRIWRISDRLNFISPSWINSTRFVFDSPRGKVRREHYSRTNDDTDVAIFMRDGDQISFPDFPVALDVPGRIEFMLWKESRPS, encoded by the coding sequence ATGAACCAGCTCTATATCGATGGGGTTTTCAGGACCATCTCGATCAAGGAGGGGTTGCTACCCGTGAAGGTCACACCATTCTATGAAAGGAAGATCAAGGAAGAAGTTGAGGCGTTGGGCAATCATCAGGGGCCGCTTCACCGAGTGTCCTTCCCGACGCAGGACAGAATCTCATTAAGGGCCCCCAACGAGGTGAAGGACTTTGTCGATGATCGGTCCAATGCCTGTGGCCGTTCTAACAGGACGTCAGCGGTCCGCAAGTATGCCAGCCGCGTGCTATTCCTAACCACATCGAAGTGCTTTGGTAACTGCCAGTATTGCTTCCGCTCGGCCGCACTTAACGAAAGCGTCGACGTCGACACGCGAACTGAGCAGGATGCAGATTTGCGGCATCTGATCGAATATCTCCATAGCCAGCCCGATGTAACTGAAGTGATCCTGTCAGGAGGAGATCCGTTAATCCTGCCGGCGTCCCAGCTATCGGCCATTATCGAGGGGATTCGGTCGGTTTCATCCGTAAAGTCAATCCGAATTCATACAAGGGCGATCGTGTATGAGCCGAGGGCTTTTACAGCGGAGAAGATTGATCTCCTTACACAGCATAAGCTTCGCCTTACCTTCCATATCGTGCACCCGTACGAAATCTGTGAGGAAGTGTCGGATAAGATTGCAGAGCTTCGACAGCACAAGCTGAGGCTCTACAATCAATTTCCTCTGTTGCGTAATACAAATGACCACCATGCGGTGCTTTATCGGCTCCTGGAAAAGCTCGACGAGATGGGCGTACGCAATCTCTCAATCTTCATTCCGGATCCCATTTACTATTCCGCAGCATTCCGTGTGCGTTTGAGCCGCATCTGGCGCATTTCTGATCGTCTCAATTTCATTTCACCATCATGGATCAATTCGACACGCTTTGTGTTCGACTCCCCTCGAGGTAAGGTAAGGCGAGAACATTATAGCAGAACGAATGACGACACTGATGTCGCCATCTTCATGCGAGACGGCGACCAAATTTCTTTTCCCGATTTTCCTGTGGCTCTTGATGTCCCCGGCAGGATCGAATTCATGCTGTGGAAGGAAAGCCGACCGTCCTAA
- a CDS encoding IS66 family transposase: protein MSDLPDELPSDPAELRVFAAALLDRCARLERLLKLAKDAQFGRSSEKLDADQLQLVLEDIEGAVAALEATEDRANPRVCEKRTAERRANRGQLPEHLPRIVETLMPAETCCPSCAGDLFEIGRDESQRLDAVPAQYRVIVTRRPKLACRACHGVVLQHAAPERLIRGGLPTERLVAHVIDAKYHWHLPLYRQAQMLATHRIALDRSTLAFWVGYAAQELKPLWHRLRQLLLASSKLCVDETPAPVLDPGRGRTKTGYFWALSRDDRPWAGPDPPGVVYAYAPGRGAVHGLRLLEGYRGIIHCDGYQAYKTVTRETRADALSGTLAFCWSHLRRQFVKIEREAAPAPAPVAREALERIAQLYAVEKVLRGRSADERRAGRHAHARPLAAALKPWFEAKLDHLAQKSDTAKALRYALRHWDGLTLYLDDGRIEMDTNAVERAMRPIKLNAKNALFAGCDEGAENWALLASLIETCKLNGVSAEHWLADVLAKLVNGWAAARLDELLPWASTYTMHTHDPRLAA, encoded by the coding sequence ATGAGTGATTTGCCCGATGAGCTGCCGAGCGATCCAGCCGAGTTGCGTGTCTTTGCCGCGGCTCTGCTGGATCGCTGCGCCAGGCTCGAGCGGTTACTCAAGCTTGCGAAAGATGCGCAGTTCGGTCGATCCTCGGAAAAGCTCGATGCTGATCAGCTACAGCTTGTTCTGGAGGACATCGAAGGAGCCGTCGCAGCTCTCGAAGCCACCGAAGATCGCGCCAATCCCAGAGTTTGCGAGAAGAGGACGGCCGAGCGCAGAGCCAACCGTGGTCAGCTGCCGGAGCATTTACCGCGCATCGTGGAAACCTTGATGCCGGCCGAGACCTGTTGCCCGTCTTGTGCGGGCGACCTCTTTGAGATTGGTCGGGATGAGAGCCAGAGGCTTGACGCCGTTCCGGCGCAGTATCGCGTCATCGTCACCCGCCGGCCCAAGCTCGCCTGCCGCGCCTGTCATGGCGTCGTCCTGCAGCATGCTGCTCCCGAGCGACTGATCAGGGGAGGATTGCCCACCGAGCGGCTGGTCGCGCATGTGATCGACGCGAAGTATCATTGGCATTTGCCGCTTTACCGCCAGGCGCAGATGCTGGCGACGCACAGAATAGCGCTGGACCGTTCCACGCTGGCCTTCTGGGTCGGCTATGCCGCCCAGGAACTGAAGCCGTTGTGGCATCGGCTGCGCCAGCTTCTGCTCGCCTCCTCGAAGCTCTGCGTCGATGAGACCCCGGCGCCGGTATTGGATCCGGGGCGCGGCAGGACCAAAACCGGCTACTTCTGGGCGCTGTCGCGCGATGACAGGCCCTGGGCCGGACCTGATCCGCCTGGAGTGGTTTATGCCTATGCACCGGGCCGCGGCGCCGTTCATGGCTTGCGGTTGCTTGAGGGCTATCGCGGCATCATCCACTGCGACGGCTATCAGGCTTACAAGACCGTGACCCGAGAGACGCGTGCGGACGCCCTGTCCGGGACGCTCGCCTTCTGCTGGTCGCATCTGCGGCGCCAGTTTGTGAAGATCGAGCGCGAGGCGGCACCAGCGCCAGCTCCGGTTGCCCGCGAGGCCCTCGAGCGCATCGCTCAGCTATATGCGGTCGAGAAGGTTCTCCGCGGCCGATCTGCGGACGAGCGCCGCGCCGGCAGGCACGCGCATGCCCGGCCTCTGGCTGCAGCCTTGAAGCCGTGGTTCGAGGCCAAGCTTGATCACCTTGCGCAGAAGAGCGACACGGCGAAGGCTTTGCGCTATGCGCTGCGGCATTGGGACGGCCTGACACTGTACCTTGATGACGGGCGCATCGAGATGGACACCAATGCTGTCGAGCGAGCGATGCGGCCGATCAAGCTCAACGCCAAGAACGCCCTTTTTGCCGGCTGCGACGAGGGCGCTGAGAATTGGGCATTGCTCGCTTCGCTCATTGAGACCTGCAAGCTCAATGGCGTCAGCGCCGAGCACTGGCTTGCTGACGTTCTCGCCAAGCTCGTCAATGGCTGGGCTGCGGCACGACTGGACGAACTGCTTCCCTGGGCGTCGACCTATACGATGCATACACACGATCCGAGGCTGGCGGCATGA
- a CDS encoding transposase, with amino-acid sequence MDDHSDDIRRRFSPRIEVYAGAGCKRWPDDLKAQIAAESLEPGAVVTDVARRHGCRPQQVHDWRRRARLGQLVLPASADTLSFVPVVSESALPATAEPSESPEAAVVTIEFQGARVEVRGTPGLAVLSDVFLALRRTRSC; translated from the coding sequence ATGGACGACCATTCTGACGACATAAGACGACGGTTTTCACCACGTATCGAAGTGTATGCTGGTGCAGGTTGCAAGCGCTGGCCGGACGATTTGAAGGCGCAGATTGCCGCCGAAAGCCTCGAGCCGGGTGCGGTTGTCACGGATGTCGCCCGTCGTCATGGCTGCCGGCCCCAGCAGGTGCATGACTGGCGGCGCCGTGCGCGGTTGGGCCAGTTGGTGCTGCCGGCGTCGGCGGACACGCTGTCGTTCGTGCCGGTGGTATCGGAATCGGCGTTGCCGGCGACCGCGGAACCCTCCGAGTCGCCGGAAGCCGCCGTTGTGACGATCGAGTTCCAAGGGGCGCGCGTAGAGGTGCGCGGGACGCCTGGCCTTGCTGTGCTGAGTGATGTGTTCCTAGCGCTCCGACGGACACGTTCATGCTGA
- a CDS encoding SDR family oxidoreductase yields the protein MTEATKKIAMVTGAGTGVGRATSLALMGAGFTVVLVGRRPEMLEETQKLGQHLGQSLVVTADMASPDSIAALFERVKATYGRLDVLFNNAGVSAPPVNFEDLPLSQWQAAVNTNLTGPFLCTQHAFRIMKDQTPRGGRIINNGSISAHAPRPFSSAYTATKHAITGLTKASNLDGRMYDIAVGQIDIGNAATTMTEPMLDGVLQPDGRKVPEPRMDTKLVGDAVVYMATLPLEANVLFMTVMATKMPFVGRG from the coding sequence ATGACTGAAGCAACCAAGAAGATCGCAATGGTGACCGGCGCAGGCACCGGCGTTGGACGTGCGACGTCGTTGGCTCTGATGGGAGCCGGCTTTACAGTCGTTCTCGTCGGCCGTCGCCCGGAGATGTTGGAGGAAACGCAAAAGCTCGGCCAGCATCTCGGCCAAAGTCTGGTCGTGACCGCGGACATGGCAAGCCCGGACTCGATCGCCGCGCTGTTCGAGCGAGTGAAAGCGACCTATGGCCGGCTTGACGTGCTCTTCAACAATGCCGGCGTGAGTGCCCCGCCGGTGAATTTCGAGGATCTGCCGCTTTCGCAGTGGCAGGCCGCGGTGAATACCAACCTCACCGGTCCCTTCCTTTGTACCCAGCACGCCTTCCGCATCATGAAGGACCAGACGCCGCGCGGGGGCCGTATCATCAATAACGGCTCGATCTCCGCGCACGCGCCGCGGCCGTTTTCCTCGGCCTACACTGCGACCAAGCACGCCATCACCGGCCTCACCAAAGCTTCCAACCTGGACGGCCGCATGTATGATATCGCGGTCGGGCAGATCGACATCGGCAATGCCGCAACCACGATGACCGAGCCCATGCTCGATGGCGTCTTGCAGCCCGACGGCCGCAAGGTCCCCGAGCCGCGCATGGATACGAAGCTGGTTGGAGACGCCGTGGTCTATATGGCGACGCTGCCGCTGGAGGCTAACGTGCTGTTCATGACGGTGATGGCAACCAAGATGCCGTTCGTCGGACGAGGCTAG
- the tnpB gene encoding IS66 family insertion sequence element accessory protein TnpB (TnpB, as the term is used for proteins encoded by IS66 family insertion elements, is considered an accessory protein, since TnpC, encoded by a neighboring gene, is a DDE family transposase.), with translation MALLAKETLGHDPMKGVAVVFRAKRPARVKIVVWDGTGLAMYWKRLDGSGFKWPPIVAGVMRMNAAQLSALLAGMDWTRMHAPRIPQPKALA, from the coding sequence TTGGCCCTGCTGGCGAAAGAGACGCTGGGCCATGACCCGATGAAGGGCGTAGCGGTGGTCTTCCGTGCGAAGCGCCCCGCTCGAGTGAAGATTGTCGTCTGGGATGGCACCGGCCTTGCGATGTACTGGAAGCGGCTCGATGGCAGCGGCTTCAAATGGCCACCCATCGTGGCCGGCGTGATGCGGATGAATGCCGCCCAGTTGTCAGCGCTTCTGGCCGGCATGGATTGGACACGCATGCACGCGCCTCGAATCCCGCAGCCGAAAGCGCTTGCGTAA
- a CDS encoding YqcI/YcgG family protein, with protein sequence MLINQGDVPSLTAKFRWGHAAISHVLSKFGNEPEVCPQFPCFFGRRAVKRGNLRFLLIPYDLERLGYELDLLVCGLRAYIEDIDIDALDIKRHRPLLVLFEPIDTLTTAGQFKQVFIEAMQLLIEEDRHPWPTHVPKDPAHPKWTMCFHGCELFVNVSHPSHALRRSRNMGAGLAFVVNPRKIFDIAAPADRRGRAVTAKIRQNIDAYDHVAHSPLLGSYLLGEAQWPQYMIPDNNEDAPLECPLHFK encoded by the coding sequence ATGCTAATCAATCAAGGAGATGTCCCCAGTCTCACGGCAAAGTTCCGGTGGGGACACGCAGCGATCTCGCATGTCTTGTCCAAGTTCGGCAATGAACCGGAGGTTTGTCCACAATTTCCCTGCTTTTTCGGCCGGCGAGCTGTCAAGCGCGGCAATCTGCGCTTTCTCCTCATTCCATATGATCTCGAACGACTAGGGTACGAGCTTGATCTTCTGGTTTGCGGCTTACGCGCATACATCGAGGATATTGACATCGATGCTCTCGACATCAAGCGCCACCGTCCATTACTCGTTCTTTTTGAGCCGATCGATACCCTTACGACCGCGGGTCAGTTTAAGCAGGTCTTCATCGAAGCGATGCAGCTTCTCATCGAAGAAGATCGGCATCCCTGGCCTACGCACGTGCCCAAGGATCCGGCGCATCCGAAGTGGACGATGTGCTTTCACGGCTGCGAACTCTTCGTAAATGTCAGTCATCCATCCCACGCTCTTCGCAGAAGCCGAAACATGGGAGCCGGCTTGGCTTTCGTTGTCAATCCACGCAAGATCTTCGACATCGCAGCTCCAGCCGATCGACGAGGCAGAGCTGTTACGGCAAAGATCCGACAAAACATCGACGCCTACGATCACGTCGCCCATAGTCCGCTGCTGGGATCATACCTTCTAGGGGAAGCGCAGTGGCCTCAATACATGATCCCTGACAACAATGAGGATGCACCCCTTGAGTGCCCTCTGCACTTCAAGTGA
- a CDS encoding porin, with amino-acid sequence MKVTKSLLLSSAVGLIPFAAQAADMPVKAKAIEYVKVCSLYGPGFYYIPGTDTCIKLGGYTRAWAAFNTNAVGVNPDSGAGGAANRFTNYYTYRARELVNIDTRTASEYGTVRTFFTGVFQWTTGTYSGLGNGSTVYQSIGGVSAPNNANPGAIAGGTVGVWNAFIQFAGFTFGKVASQFATPWMEYPGNFSELPGSTGFDQVNQVAYTADFGQGITFSVSAEDQVQHSTTNVWNVSAASAAGLATGTYGGNDIAGTVSPDFVAALRVDQSWGLFQASFAAHDNHAAYYGGTELTGHPDDKWGWAAQLGLSIKNIPTGPGDSINLTAVYANGASRYVFNPYMFTTYARYSGTNLPGAYQSLGIGGISDSVFIAGSGQELTTTFGANGAYNHNWDAYWATSVFGGIGAVRYNGTAKGYICGAFVATLALSSGLNGCNPDFNYAIVGTKTTWTPVKNLTFGAELSYGLLDQKYAGGSTVVLPLQSGIGKPAGLYELKDQGSFALQLWAQRNF; translated from the coding sequence ATGAAGGTTACGAAGAGCCTTTTGCTCAGTTCGGCCGTAGGCCTGATCCCCTTCGCGGCGCAGGCCGCGGATATGCCGGTGAAAGCAAAGGCGATCGAGTACGTTAAGGTCTGTTCGCTGTATGGACCGGGCTTCTATTACATCCCAGGTACCGACACGTGTATCAAGCTGGGTGGTTATACGCGTGCCTGGGCGGCGTTCAACACCAATGCCGTCGGGGTCAATCCCGATTCTGGTGCGGGCGGAGCCGCGAACCGCTTCACCAATTATTATACGTACCGCGCCCGTGAGCTCGTCAACATCGATACGCGCACTGCATCGGAGTACGGCACGGTCCGCACCTTCTTTACGGGCGTATTTCAATGGACGACGGGGACCTATAGCGGGCTCGGTAACGGCTCGACCGTCTATCAGTCGATCGGTGGCGTGTCGGCGCCAAACAACGCCAACCCGGGCGCCATTGCTGGCGGTACGGTCGGCGTCTGGAACGCCTTTATTCAGTTTGCCGGCTTCACCTTCGGTAAGGTGGCCTCGCAGTTCGCCACGCCCTGGATGGAATATCCGGGCAACTTCAGCGAATTGCCGGGAAGTACCGGCTTTGACCAGGTCAACCAGGTGGCCTACACTGCTGACTTCGGTCAGGGCATCACCTTCTCCGTATCGGCTGAAGATCAGGTCCAGCACAGCACAACCAACGTCTGGAACGTGAGTGCGGCGAGCGCTGCCGGCCTCGCAACCGGCACTTACGGTGGCAACGACATCGCCGGTACCGTCTCTCCTGACTTCGTCGCAGCGCTTCGCGTCGACCAGTCCTGGGGTCTGTTCCAAGCATCGTTCGCGGCGCATGACAATCATGCAGCCTATTACGGGGGGACTGAGTTGACCGGCCATCCGGACGACAAATGGGGTTGGGCTGCCCAGCTTGGATTGTCCATCAAGAACATCCCGACCGGTCCGGGTGACTCGATCAACTTGACCGCAGTCTACGCCAACGGTGCAAGCCGTTATGTCTTCAACCCCTATATGTTCACTACCTATGCTAGGTACAGCGGGACCAACCTGCCGGGCGCGTATCAGAGCCTCGGAATTGGCGGAATTTCCGACTCTGTGTTCATCGCGGGCTCGGGGCAGGAGTTAACCACGACGTTCGGCGCCAACGGTGCCTATAACCACAACTGGGATGCTTATTGGGCCACCAGTGTGTTCGGCGGCATTGGCGCGGTGCGTTATAATGGCACTGCCAAGGGCTACATCTGCGGTGCGTTCGTAGCGACTCTTGCACTGTCGAGTGGTCTTAACGGCTGCAATCCCGACTTCAACTATGCGATTGTCGGCACAAAAACCACCTGGACGCCGGTCAAGAATCTGACCTTCGGAGCGGAGCTTTCCTACGGCTTGCTGGACCAGAAGTACGCGGGCGGAAGCACCGTGGTCCTGCCGCTGCAATCGGGGATCGGCAAGCCAGCTGGCCTCTACGAGCTGAAGGACCAGGGCAGCTTCGCACTCCAGCTCTGGGCTCAGCGCAACTTTTGA
- a CDS encoding APC family permease, with amino-acid sequence MKDESQSGIKGHLELSSGILLVVSVILGSGILVLPGMVFERIGSDGIYAWLACSLLTTPILATMVMLGRAYPSAGGVAYYAKLAFGQYFELLVALLFLGAAMLGLPSIAIVGAAYLQKLIGTSVDIHLLAVLFILLCGFLALSGGKSLSRVVRLVGGSSLFLLIGVLFVLIVLAVRANGAGFSRPASFSSIVGQIPLIFFSFTGWEIVSHLAADFRTPGKTLGRAMVCSFFVVFCVYIGSAALVHVADIKSNFNTPILQAAVQIAPAAPGWLVALLGVLLIAANLFGSVVAVSRLILYLSGRRVLSAGLSYVRNGAPRNSVYFVAVSLTLIVACDWIELLDIEIMFRLAAMNFLAIYVISAIALVRLRQRLFSRLLAAAVVCPSALIMLSSAYSLSYVALIALMTYFLTRNNRTRST; translated from the coding sequence ATGAAAGATGAGAGCCAGAGCGGAATTAAGGGACACCTGGAGCTTAGCTCAGGGATTTTGCTCGTCGTTTCGGTCATTCTTGGATCCGGCATACTCGTGCTGCCCGGAATGGTGTTCGAAAGAATTGGCAGTGATGGCATATACGCCTGGCTCGCGTGCTCCCTGCTCACGACGCCGATTTTGGCGACGATGGTGATGTTAGGCAGGGCCTATCCAAGCGCAGGCGGCGTTGCATACTATGCCAAGCTCGCTTTTGGTCAGTACTTCGAGTTGCTGGTGGCGTTGCTGTTTCTCGGAGCTGCAATGCTGGGCTTACCATCGATCGCAATCGTGGGGGCGGCTTACCTACAGAAGCTGATTGGCACCAGCGTCGACATTCATCTGCTCGCCGTACTGTTTATCCTGCTTTGCGGCTTCCTTGCCCTGTCCGGTGGCAAGTCGCTCTCGAGGGTCGTGAGGCTGGTGGGCGGTTCGTCGTTATTCCTTCTAATAGGCGTACTCTTTGTCTTAATCGTGCTGGCAGTCCGCGCCAATGGCGCCGGATTCAGTCGACCCGCAAGTTTCTCGTCGATCGTGGGTCAGATTCCGCTGATCTTTTTCTCCTTCACTGGCTGGGAAATCGTCTCGCATTTGGCTGCGGACTTTCGGACTCCTGGAAAGACTTTAGGACGCGCAATGGTCTGCTCGTTCTTTGTTGTCTTTTGCGTATACATCGGCAGCGCTGCGCTCGTGCATGTTGCCGATATCAAGTCGAACTTCAACACGCCAATATTGCAAGCCGCAGTGCAGATTGCGCCAGCGGCGCCGGGCTGGCTGGTTGCCCTGCTTGGAGTATTGTTGATCGCTGCCAATCTGTTCGGATCAGTTGTGGCTGTCTCGCGGCTCATTCTTTACCTTTCCGGTCGCCGCGTCCTTTCCGCCGGTCTCAGTTACGTGCGCAATGGAGCACCTCGCAACAGTGTCTATTTTGTCGCTGTGTCGCTCACCCTAATCGTTGCTTGCGACTGGATCGAGCTGCTCGATATCGAGATAATGTTTCGCTTGGCTGCCATGAATTTTCTCGCCATCTACGTGATCTCGGCGATTGCCTTGGTCAGACTCCGGCAGCGCCTGTTTTCACGACTGCTTGCTGCCGCGGTTGTATGTCCATCAGCCCTGATCATGCTCAGCTCCGCGTATTCCCTTTCCTATGTCGCGTTGATAGCGCTTATGACCTACTTCCTTACACGCAACAATCGAACGAGATCGACATGA
- a CDS encoding cytochrome P450 — protein MLALAGQDPFPAYDLLRKKGRVVWDQGMNCWLVLTYDLCKQVESDEGTYRITYADAPPLVFEIRGGEGLSALVGERHARMRRVYLKLLAPSAMPRYRDQHILPIINETIDRFADEGSVELVSQFCEPITGKVMASLFGLPWQDDALLNDMAGWHRDIVAWIGMKYFGEELTRKAKLACKELNAILLPHILERRHNRGSDFVSLVWSQAEKDCGEVEVEDVLGVVRELALGAGENTANATANAIYLLLANSAVREAVTSDQDGALNAFVEETFRLLGSVQFRYRVANRDVSLGDATIKKDDTICLVHAAANRDSDHYGCPHMVDLGRPRLTDHLAFNVGPRVCVGMHLARLEVRESLKALITRCPDLRLDPSKEAPRFLDFYHRYFGPLHTLF, from the coding sequence ATGCTGGCACTCGCAGGTCAGGATCCCTTTCCAGCCTATGATTTACTGCGCAAGAAGGGACGGGTCGTCTGGGATCAAGGCATGAATTGTTGGCTCGTGCTGACTTACGATCTTTGCAAGCAGGTCGAGTCGGACGAGGGTACCTATCGAATTACTTACGCTGACGCGCCTCCGCTTGTATTCGAGATCAGGGGAGGTGAAGGTCTGTCGGCGCTTGTTGGGGAGAGGCACGCGCGTATGCGGCGGGTCTACCTCAAGCTTCTCGCGCCGTCGGCCATGCCAAGATATCGCGACCAGCACATCCTGCCAATCATCAACGAGACAATCGACCGGTTCGCCGACGAAGGAAGTGTCGAGCTCGTGTCGCAGTTTTGCGAGCCGATAACCGGTAAGGTCATGGCAAGCCTGTTCGGACTTCCATGGCAGGACGACGCGCTTCTCAATGACATGGCTGGCTGGCATCGGGACATTGTTGCCTGGATCGGCATGAAGTATTTCGGCGAGGAGTTGACCAGGAAGGCAAAGCTCGCATGCAAGGAATTGAACGCCATCCTGCTGCCCCACATCCTTGAGCGAAGGCACAATCGCGGGAGCGATTTCGTCAGCCTGGTGTGGTCTCAAGCCGAGAAGGATTGCGGCGAGGTCGAAGTGGAGGATGTGCTGGGCGTTGTAAGAGAGCTGGCCCTCGGCGCCGGCGAGAACACCGCCAATGCCACGGCTAACGCCATCTACCTCCTCTTGGCGAACTCTGCCGTGCGCGAGGCGGTCACAAGCGATCAGGACGGCGCCCTCAATGCATTTGTCGAAGAGACGTTCCGGCTCCTAGGGTCGGTTCAATTTCGCTACAGGGTTGCCAATCGCGACGTGTCGCTCGGTGACGCGACAATCAAGAAGGATGATACGATTTGCCTCGTTCACGCGGCGGCAAATCGGGATTCCGATCACTATGGATGCCCGCATATGGTCGATTTGGGACGGCCGCGTCTGACCGATCATCTGGCCTTCAACGTCGGCCCGCGGGTCTGCGTGGGTATGCATCTGGCGCGGCTTGAAGTCCGCGAGAGCCTCAAGGCTCTGATCACACGTTGCCCCGATCTGCGACTCGATCCATCCAAGGAAGCGCCGCGGTTCCTGGATTTTTATCATCGTTATTTTGGTCCCCTGCACACTCTGTTTTGA